A portion of the Oreochromis niloticus isolate F11D_XX linkage group LG10, O_niloticus_UMD_NMBU, whole genome shotgun sequence genome contains these proteins:
- the kcnk4b gene encoding potassium channel subfamily K member 4, with product MRCSTLLAILTGVLLYLVLGAVVFRALEAPQEEGVHMKLQDTRRDFLLNFSCVDSDKLQVLIEEVVEATGAGVDPIGNATFVSKWDLASAFFFSGTIITTIGFGNISPKTEGGQLFCIFYALVGIPLFGILLAGVGDHLGTGLRKTVAKIEKLFLKWRVSPTIVRVISAVLSILLGCVLFVALPIFVFQEVEEWTLLESAYFVVITLTTVGFGDYVAGDSGKEGSDHWYKPLVWFWILLGLAYFASILTMIGNWLRVLSKKTRAEMEELRAHATDWTQNIQNMSVDFRMPGKIDDPFKRRRRKRRHGPRSHGHSVSANGVPEGQEEQRESQEESGSYSSSSSSSSNESGSGSETDSQATQTERVPEEKPAEPKQEEAPPDPHLSQPLDYFGENLAFIDESSDTQSSKLHLDPLLNPTKPNPRQPKRRRHRRPVPQRNHKNNSSNTTNKKEPNGNPRSVPDLPPKPCD from the exons ATGCGCTGCTCCACCCTGCTCGCCATATTGACGGGGGTTCTTCTCTACTTGGTGCTGGGAGCTGTGGTGTTCCGTGCCCTGGAGGCTCCGCAGGAGGAGGGCGTGCACATGAAGCTGCAGGACACACGCCGGGACTTCCTGCTGAACTTCTCCTGTGTTGACTCAGACAAGCTGCAGGTTCTTATAGAG GAGGTGGTAGAGGCCACGGGAGCAGGTGTGGATCCCATAGGCAACGCTACATTTGTCAGCAAATGGGATCTGGCCagtgccttttttttctcaggGACCATCATCACAACCATCG GTTttggaaacatttctcccaaAACAGAAGGAGGGCAGCTGTTCTGCATCTTCTATGCCCTGGTGGGAATCCCATTGTTTGGTATCCTGCTCGCTGGAGTGGGAGACCATCTGGGTACTGGGCTGAGGAAAACTGTCGCCAAGATAGAGAAGCTCTTCCTG AAATGGCGAGTTAGTCCCACCATCGTGCGTGTGATCTCAGCTGTCCTGTCCATCCTGTTGGGTTGTGTGCTCTTTGTTGCGCTGCCTATCTTCGTTTTTCAAGAGGTGGAGGAGTGGACCCTGCTGGAATCGGCCTACTTCGTGGTTATCACCTTGACCACAGTGGGGTTTGGAGACTATGTTGCAG GGGATTCAGGAAAGGAAGGCAGCGACCACTGGTACAAACCCTTGGTGTGGTTCTGGATCTTGTTGGGGCTTGCATACTTTGCATCTATCCTCACAATGATTGGTAACTGGCTCCGGGTTCTTTCAAAGAAGACCAGGGCTGAG ATGGAGGAGTTGCGAGCCCACGCCACTGACTGGACTCAGAACATCCAAAATATGTCGGTGGACTTTCGCATGCCAGGAAAAATTGATGACCCCTTTAAACGGCGTAGGAGAAAGCGCCGCCACGGCCCTCGAAGCCATGGTCACAGTGTATCAGCTAACGGGGTGCCTGAAGGGCAAGAAGAGCAGCGTGAGAGTCAGGAAGAGTCTGGGTCATATTCCTCTTCATCATCGTCCTCCTCTAATGAGTCAGGGTCTGGGTCGGAGACAGATTCTCAGGCCACTCAGACGGAGCGAGTCCCAGAAGAAAAGCCTGCAGAACCCAAACAGGAGGAGGCTCCTCCTGACCCCCACCTGTCCCAGCCTCTGGACTACTTTGGTGAAAACCTTGCATTTATTGATGAGTCCTCGGATACTCAGAGCAGCAAACTACATTTGGATCCCCTGCTAAATCCAACAAAGCCCAATCCCCGTCAGCCAAAAAGGAGACGCCACAGAAGGCCAGTTCCTCAGAGGAACCATAAAAACAACAGCTCCAACACCACTAACAAGAAGGAACCCAACGGAAACCCCAGATCCGTTCCAGATTTGCCACCCAAGCCTTGTGATTGA